One part of the Mariniflexile litorale genome encodes these proteins:
- a CDS encoding DapH/DapD/GlmU-related protein, which produces MKKISIIIYYLLAFNLPSYWFPGGFIYNGLRIFILKKFIKIGKHSKIQKKVYVGSGNNVQIGNNCQINEFVRLDNVSIGNNVMIAREVVFLGKTHNSDSKGMPMSEQGFSDHFYSEVGDDVWIGLRTIVLPGLSIGKGAIVGAGSVVTKNIPPYTVWGGVPAKFIKNRK; this is translated from the coding sequence ATGAAAAAAATTAGTATCATTATTTATTATTTATTAGCCTTTAACTTACCAAGCTATTGGTTTCCAGGTGGTTTTATTTATAATGGATTAAGAATCTTTATTTTAAAAAAATTCATAAAAATTGGAAAACACTCTAAAATTCAAAAAAAGGTATATGTAGGCTCTGGCAATAATGTTCAGATTGGTAACAACTGCCAGATAAATGAGTTTGTAAGATTAGACAATGTGAGTATAGGTAACAATGTGATGATTGCACGAGAAGTTGTTTTTCTGGGCAAAACGCATAATAGTGATTCCAAAGGTATGCCAATGTCGGAGCAAGGTTTCTCTGATCATTTTTATTCTGAAGTAGGTGATGATGTTTGGATAGGCTTGCGCACCATTGTGCTTCCAGGTTTAAGTATAGGCAAAGGAGCTATAGTTGGAGCAGGCTCCGTAGTTACTAAAAATATTCCACCGTATACCGTTTGGGGTGGAGTTCCTGCG
- a CDS encoding glycosyltransferase family 4 protein, giving the protein MSKCNLLILSPYLDLSGGVATFVKSLKGQWGVNERYFYRGGRGKHLAKYFNTIVELSTFLLGLLYYKNSKVFINTSLNKKAYTRDKIFCKISIFLKKDVYLFIHGWDTHFFDEVKGEFNKSSFFKAKKIYVLAQSFKDSLVSVGFFEKDIIVEHTVVQERFFSEFKSFEKKFSNAPIHLLFLARLEAVKGIFTVLETFKTLFEKDSNFILNVAGSGTETDQVKKWIAQNRKLPINFHGRVEGDAKINLFKASHFYLLPTTHPEGLPISILEAITAGCIVFVTPAGGLKDFFEDRDMGFLLQDSLTSELISKIEFAVKDFELLKKIASNNISRGQELYTPLSLINRIKSNIYG; this is encoded by the coding sequence ATGTCTAAATGTAATTTATTAATATTATCACCTTATCTGGATTTATCAGGAGGTGTTGCCACATTTGTGAAATCGTTAAAAGGACAGTGGGGTGTAAATGAACGTTATTTTTATAGAGGTGGTAGAGGAAAGCACCTTGCTAAATACTTCAATACTATAGTAGAGTTGTCTACTTTTTTATTAGGCTTATTGTATTATAAAAATTCTAAAGTATTTATTAATACCTCTCTAAATAAAAAAGCTTATACCCGTGATAAAATATTTTGCAAAATATCAATATTTCTAAAAAAGGATGTTTATCTATTTATACACGGTTGGGATACTCATTTTTTTGATGAAGTAAAAGGTGAATTCAATAAATCATCTTTTTTTAAGGCAAAAAAAATTTACGTATTAGCTCAAAGTTTTAAGGATAGTTTGGTGTCAGTAGGTTTTTTTGAAAAAGATATCATAGTAGAGCATACTGTTGTTCAAGAGCGTTTTTTTAGTGAATTCAAATCGTTTGAAAAAAAATTTTCAAACGCTCCAATTCATCTGTTATTTTTAGCGCGATTAGAAGCGGTAAAGGGGATTTTTACAGTGCTAGAAACATTTAAAACCTTATTTGAAAAAGATTCCAATTTTATTTTAAATGTGGCTGGTTCTGGAACAGAAACAGATCAAGTGAAAAAATGGATTGCACAAAACAGAAAATTACCTATTAACTTTCATGGACGTGTGGAAGGAGATGCCAAAATAAATTTGTTTAAAGCGTCCCATTTCTATCTTTTACCCACAACACATCCAGAAGGACTTCCAATTAGTATCCTAGAGGCCATTACAGCAGGTTGTATTGTCTTCGTTACTCCAGCAGGAGGGCTTAAAGATTTTTTTGAAGATCGTGATATGGGTTTTCTGTTACAAGACTCCTTAACCTCCGAACTGATAAGCAAAATAGAGTTTGCTGTAAAAGATTTTGAGTTGCTAAAAAAAATAGCTTCTAATAATATTAGCAGAGGACAAGAGTTGTATACACCCTTAAGTTTAATAAATAGAATAAAATCAAATATTTATGGATAA
- a CDS encoding sulfotransferase, whose amino-acid sequence MNIGFIIYDSRSGSTFLSKQLHEFDNLFVTAESAFISRILDSKIVHTKNVSPELIVDFLYKEIHFIELKIDKNILLLEIKNLINDGKLTNKSLIKIIIDLQLTTTKDINWILIKHPLFEHLDTMSRMFQECKFIHLVRDPRGVHNSKRKSINLNGDVFSNNALKTSLKYRYKVKKVLDFEINNKEQVLNIRYCDLMLKNKETLEKCLGFLGVSNSKNNTKKYFKEIGINQRHLHTNVESNAIESKIYSWKKELPKMDIQIISYYCKDIIAHFNFEKIKINPYKLSVKSAKLHIVYILTSVKNFSKIIVSNPELVASKFRYLKTFVKR is encoded by the coding sequence ATGAATATTGGATTTATAATTTACGATTCAAGATCTGGATCAACATTTTTATCAAAACAATTGCATGAATTTGATAATCTTTTTGTAACAGCTGAAAGTGCCTTTATATCAAGGATTCTTGATAGTAAAATAGTTCATACAAAGAACGTTAGTCCTGAATTAATAGTCGATTTTCTATATAAAGAAATTCATTTCATCGAATTAAAAATCGATAAGAATATATTGTTACTTGAAATTAAGAACCTTATTAATGATGGTAAGCTTACTAATAAGTCCTTAATAAAAATAATAATAGATCTTCAACTAACAACAACTAAAGATATTAATTGGATATTAATCAAGCACCCTTTGTTTGAACATCTAGACACTATGAGCCGTATGTTTCAGGAATGTAAATTCATACATTTAGTGAGGGATCCAAGAGGAGTACATAATTCTAAACGAAAATCAATAAATTTAAACGGAGATGTTTTTAGTAATAATGCACTAAAAACCTCTTTAAAATATCGTTATAAAGTAAAGAAAGTTTTAGATTTTGAAATTAACAATAAGGAGCAGGTATTAAACATAAGATATTGTGATTTAATGTTAAAAAATAAAGAAACACTTGAGAAATGCTTAGGGTTTCTAGGTGTTAGTAATTCTAAAAACAACACTAAAAAATATTTTAAAGAAATTGGTATTAACCAACGACATTTACATACTAACGTAGAATCTAACGCTATAGAAAGTAAAATTTACTCTTGGAAAAAAGAGCTCCCTAAAATGGACATACAAATAATTTCTTATTACTGTAAAGATATAATAGCTCATTTTAATTTTGAAAAAATTAAAATTAACCCTTACAAATTATCAGTTAAGTCCGCTAAACTTCATATAGTTTACATATTAACATCAGTAAAAAATTTTTCAAAAATAATTGTTTCTAATCCAGAATTAGTTGCATCCAAATTTAGATATCTTAAAACATTTGTTAAACGTTAA
- the cysQ gene encoding 3'(2'),5'-bisphosphate nucleotidase CysQ: MTKHLYTAIKAALEAGKDILEIYQSEDFGVQFKGDSSPLTKADVASHSKIVSFLEKTNIPILSEEGNVIPYEERKKWKKLWIVDPIDGTKEFIKRNGEFTINIALIENQVPVLGVVFVPALGDLYFSTQEKGAFKITFSKTEKINIETLINSAVKLPLEREDKTFTVVASRSHMSLETEAYILDMKIKHGNVHLISKGSSLKLCMVAEGKADCYPRFAPTMEWDTAAGQAICEHAGFQVLDWQSKKNMLYNRKELLNNWFLVQ, from the coding sequence ATGACAAAACATCTGTATACTGCTATTAAAGCTGCTTTAGAAGCAGGGAAAGATATTCTTGAAATTTACCAATCTGAAGATTTTGGTGTTCAATTTAAAGGAGATAGCTCACCTTTAACGAAAGCTGATGTAGCATCCCATAGTAAAATAGTATCTTTTTTAGAAAAAACTAATATTCCAATTCTTTCTGAAGAAGGTAATGTAATTCCTTATGAAGAAAGAAAAAAGTGGAAGAAATTATGGATTGTCGATCCAATTGATGGTACAAAAGAATTTATAAAACGTAATGGGGAGTTTACTATAAATATTGCGTTAATAGAAAATCAAGTACCTGTTTTAGGGGTTGTTTTTGTTCCTGCTTTAGGCGACTTATACTTTTCAACTCAGGAAAAAGGTGCTTTTAAAATTACGTTTTCTAAGACTGAAAAAATAAATATAGAAACTTTAATAAATTCAGCTGTTAAATTACCTCTAGAACGTGAAGACAAAACATTCACTGTAGTAGCAAGCCGTTCTCATATGTCACTAGAAACAGAGGCCTATATACTCGATATGAAAATTAAACACGGAAACGTTCATTTAATTTCTAAAGGAAGCTCTCTTAAACTCTGTATGGTAGCAGAAGGAAAAGCTGATTGCTATCCCCGTTTTGCTCCCACAATGGAATGGGATACCGCAGCCGGACAAGCAATTTGTGAGCATGCAGGATTTCAAGTATTGGATTGGCAAAGCAAAAAAAACATGCTCTATAATAGAAAAGAATTATTGAATAATTGGTTTTTAGTTCAGTGA
- a CDS encoding GTP-binding protein, which produces MNYQDIELLRFTTAGSVDDGKSTLIGRLLYDSKSIFQDQLDAVEASSKSKGFDYVDLSLLTDGLKSEREQGITIDVAYRYFATPMRKFIVADTPGHIQYTRNMVTGASTANLAIILIDARKGMLEQTHRHAFIASLLRIPHAIVCVNKMDLVDYSQKIYNTIVSDFKAFSSKLDIKDIQFIPISALAGDNVVNKSENMPWYKGSTMMYHLETVHISSDYNHVDCRFPIQSVIRPHTLEKQDFRGFAGRIDGGVFKEGDKVKILPSGFVSTIKTIELNGESITEAFAPMSVIMTLEDEIDISRGDMITRENNIPEIGQDIEVLVTWMNIKPLQVRTKVIIKHTTNECISMVTDLKYKVNINTLHRIEGIDNVEMNDIARISIRTSKPLFYDAYKKNRQTGSIIIIDEQTNETIGAGMII; this is translated from the coding sequence ATGAATTATCAAGATATAGAGTTATTACGTTTTACTACAGCAGGAAGTGTGGACGATGGTAAAAGCACTTTAATTGGGCGACTATTATATGATAGTAAATCTATTTTTCAAGACCAATTGGATGCTGTGGAAGCGTCAAGTAAAAGCAAAGGCTTTGATTACGTCGATTTGTCATTATTAACTGATGGATTAAAGTCTGAACGTGAGCAGGGAATTACAATAGATGTAGCTTACCGCTATTTCGCAACACCTATGCGTAAATTTATTGTTGCAGATACTCCAGGGCATATACAGTACACGAGAAATATGGTTACGGGCGCTTCCACAGCAAATTTGGCAATTATCTTAATTGATGCCCGTAAAGGCATGTTAGAACAAACACACAGGCATGCTTTTATAGCATCATTATTACGTATACCTCATGCTATTGTTTGTGTAAACAAAATGGATTTAGTCGATTATAGTCAAAAAATCTACAATACTATCGTATCTGATTTTAAAGCTTTCTCATCTAAGTTAGATATCAAAGATATTCAATTTATACCTATTTCTGCTTTGGCTGGTGACAACGTGGTGAATAAATCAGAGAATATGCCTTGGTATAAAGGAAGTACAATGATGTATCACTTAGAAACGGTTCACATTTCTAGTGATTACAACCATGTTGATTGTCGTTTTCCTATACAATCGGTAATTCGTCCACACACCCTAGAAAAACAAGATTTTAGAGGTTTTGCAGGTCGCATTGACGGTGGTGTTTTTAAAGAAGGGGATAAGGTGAAAATATTGCCTTCAGGCTTTGTTTCCACTATTAAAACCATAGAACTTAATGGTGAATCTATTACAGAAGCCTTTGCTCCCATGTCTGTTATCATGACCTTGGAAGATGAAATTGACATCAGTCGTGGTGATATGATTACTCGTGAAAATAATATACCAGAAATAGGTCAAGATATTGAGGTTTTGGTAACATGGATGAATATTAAACCTTTACAAGTGAGGACTAAAGTCATTATTAAACATACCACTAATGAATGTATTAGTATGGTAACGGACTTGAAATATAAGGTAAATATTAATACACTACACCGTATAGAAGGTATTGATAACGTAGAAATGAATGATATAGCTCGCATTTCTATCAGAACCTCAAAACCTTTATTTTATGATGCCTATAAAAAAAATCGTCAAACTGGAAGTATCATTATCATTGATGAACAAACCAATGAAACTATTGGGGCAGGAATGATTATTTAG